In Cupriavidus taiwanensis, the following are encoded in one genomic region:
- the rplP gene encoding 50S ribosomal protein L16, which produces MLQPKRRKYRKEQKGRNTGKATRGNAVSFGEFGLKAMGRGRLTARQIESARRAMTRHIKRGGRIWIRIFPDKPISKKPAEVRMGNGKGNPEYYVAEIQPGKMLYEMDGVSEDLAREAFRLAAAKLPIATNFVVRQVGT; this is translated from the coding sequence ATGCTGCAACCTAAGCGCAGAAAATACCGCAAGGAGCAGAAAGGCCGCAACACGGGTAAGGCTACCCGTGGTAACGCCGTGTCTTTCGGCGAATTCGGCCTGAAGGCCATGGGCCGTGGCCGCCTGACGGCTCGTCAGATCGAGTCGGCACGTCGTGCGATGACCCGCCACATCAAGCGTGGCGGCCGCATCTGGATCCGGATTTTCCCGGACAAGCCGATCTCGAAGAAGCCCGCCGAAGTCCGTATGGGTAACGGCAAGGGCAATCCGGAGTACTACGTGGCTGAAATCCAGCCGGGCAAGATGCTGTACGAAATGGATGGCGTGAGCGAAGACCTGGCACGTGAGGCGTTCCGCCTCGCGGCGGCCAAGCTGCCGATCGCCACCAATTTCGTGGTGCGCCAGGTCGGGACGTAA
- the rplE gene encoding 50S ribosomal protein L5, producing the protein MAARLQEFYKEQVVPKLIEQFGYKSVMEVPRITKITLNMGLGEAINDKKIIENAVGDLTKIAGQKPVVTKAKKAIAGFKIRQGYPIGAMVTLRGERMFEFLDRFVTVALPRVRDFRGVSGRSFDGRGNYNIGVKEQIIFPEIEYDKIDALRGLNISITTTAKNDEEAKALLGAFKFPFRN; encoded by the coding sequence ATGGCAGCACGTCTGCAAGAGTTTTACAAAGAACAGGTTGTGCCGAAGCTGATCGAACAGTTCGGCTACAAGTCGGTCATGGAAGTGCCGCGCATCACCAAGATCACCCTGAACATGGGTCTTGGCGAAGCCATCAATGACAAGAAGATCATTGAGAACGCTGTCGGCGACCTGACCAAGATCGCCGGTCAGAAGCCGGTCGTGACGAAGGCCAAGAAGGCTATCGCCGGCTTCAAGATCCGCCAGGGCTACCCCATCGGTGCGATGGTGACCCTGCGCGGCGAGCGCATGTTCGAATTCCTCGATCGTTTCGTCACCGTGGCCCTGCCGCGCGTGCGTGACTTCCGTGGTGTGTCGGGCCGTTCGTTCGACGGTCGCGGCAACTACAACATCGGTGTGAAAGAGCAGATCATTTTCCCCGAAATCGAGTACGACAAGATCGACGCACTGCGTGGTCTGAACATCAGCATCACGACGACGGCAAAGAACGACGAGGAAGCCAAGGCACTCCTCGGTGCGTTCAAGTTCCCGTTCCGCAATTAA
- the rplX gene encoding 50S ribosomal protein L24 encodes MNKIRKGDEVIVLTGKDKGKRGTVQAVLGDKVAVQGVNIAKKHARPNPMLGTTGGVVDKVMPLHISNVALVDANGKPSRVGIKVEDGKRVRVLKTTGAVVAA; translated from the coding sequence ATGAACAAGATTCGCAAAGGCGACGAAGTCATCGTGCTGACCGGCAAGGACAAGGGCAAGCGCGGTACCGTGCAGGCCGTCCTCGGCGACAAGGTCGCGGTGCAAGGCGTGAACATCGCCAAGAAGCATGCGCGCCCGAACCCGATGCTAGGCACTACCGGTGGTGTGGTCGACAAGGTCATGCCCCTGCATATTTCCAACGTTGCGCTCGTGGATGCCAATGGCAAGCCGTCGCGCGTCGGCATCAAGGTGGAAGACGGCAAGCGCGTGCGCGTGCTGAAGACCACCGGCGCCGTCGTGGCAGCTTGA
- the infA gene encoding translation initiation factor IF-1 has protein sequence MAKDDVIQMQGEVLENLPNATFRVKLENGHVVLGHISGKMRMNYIRILPGDKVTVELTPYDLSRARIVFRTK, from the coding sequence ATGGCTAAAGACGACGTCATCCAGATGCAGGGGGAGGTCCTGGAAAACCTGCCCAATGCGACGTTCCGAGTCAAGCTGGAGAATGGCCATGTGGTGCTGGGCCATATCTCCGGCAAGATGAGAATGAACTACATCCGGATTCTTCCGGGTGACAAGGTGACGGTCGAGCTGACCCCATATGATCTGTCGCGCGCACGAATCGTCTTCCGGACGAAGTGA
- the rplV gene encoding 50S ribosomal protein L22, whose product MEVKAIHRGARISAQKTRLVADQIRGLPIERALNVLTFSPKKAAGIVKKVVESAIANAEHNEGADIDELKVKSIYVDKATSLKRFTARAKGRGNRIEKQTCHITVTLGN is encoded by the coding sequence ATGGAAGTGAAAGCGATTCATCGCGGTGCCCGCATCTCCGCCCAGAAGACGCGCCTGGTCGCTGACCAGATCCGTGGTCTGCCGATCGAGCGCGCGCTCAACGTCCTGACGTTCAGCCCGAAAAAGGCTGCCGGGATCGTGAAGAAGGTGGTCGAATCGGCCATCGCCAACGCCGAGCACAACGAAGGCGCCGACATCGACGAACTCAAGGTCAAATCGATCTACGTCGACAAGGCAACCTCGCTCAAGCGCTTCACGGCACGGGCAAAGGGCCGCGGCAACCGCATCGAGAAACAAACCTGTCACATCACTGTGACGCTCGGCAACTAA
- the rpmC gene encoding 50S ribosomal protein L29, with product MKASELRGKDAAGLNQELSELLKAQFSLRMQKATQQLQNTSQLKKVRKDIARVQTVLTQKANAK from the coding sequence ATGAAAGCATCCGAACTTCGCGGCAAGGACGCCGCAGGCCTGAACCAGGAGCTCTCCGAGCTGCTGAAGGCCCAATTTAGCCTGCGCATGCAAAAGGCAACCCAACAGCTGCAGAACACCAGCCAGCTGAAGAAGGTTCGCAAGGACATCGCGCGCGTGCAAACCGTGCTGACTCAAAAGGCGAACGCGAAATGA
- the rpsD gene encoding 30S ribosomal protein S4, translating into MARYTGPKAKLSRREGTDLFLKSSRRSLADKCKLDSKPGQHGRTSGARTSDYGNQLREKQKVKRIYGVLERQFRRYFAEADRRKGNTGENLLQLLESRLDNVVYRMGFGSTRAEARQLVSHKAILVNGQTLNVPSAQIKSGDVITIREQSKKQVRIAEALSLAEQSGFPAWVAVDSKKFEGTFKQVPDRADISGDINESLIVELYSR; encoded by the coding sequence GTGGCACGTTATACCGGCCCGAAGGCCAAACTTTCCCGCCGTGAAGGCACCGACCTGTTCCTGAAGAGCTCGCGCCGCTCGCTGGCCGACAAGTGCAAGCTGGACAGCAAGCCGGGCCAGCATGGCCGCACCTCGGGTGCCCGCACCTCGGACTACGGCAACCAGCTGCGCGAAAAGCAGAAGGTCAAGCGCATCTACGGCGTGCTCGAGCGCCAGTTCCGCCGCTACTTCGCCGAAGCCGACCGCCGCAAGGGCAACACCGGCGAGAACCTGCTGCAACTGCTGGAATCGCGCCTGGACAACGTGGTGTACCGCATGGGCTTCGGCTCGACCCGCGCCGAAGCGCGCCAGCTGGTGTCGCACAAGGCGATCCTGGTGAACGGCCAGACCCTGAACGTGCCGTCGGCCCAGATCAAGTCGGGCGACGTGATCACCATCCGCGAGCAGTCGAAGAAGCAGGTCCGTATCGCCGAGGCGCTGTCGCTGGCCGAGCAGTCGGGCTTCCCGGCCTGGGTGGCCGTGGATTCCAAGAAGTTCGAAGGCACCTTCAAGCAAGTCCCGGATCGCGCCGATATCTCGGGCGACATCAACGAAAGCCTGATCGTCGAACTGTACTCGCGTTAA
- the rpsK gene encoding 30S ribosomal protein S11, with translation MAKGPNNAARARKKVKKNVADGIAHVHASFNNTIITITDRQGNALSWATAGGQGFKGSRKSTPFAAQVAAENAGRVAQDQGIKNLEVRIKGPGPGRESAVRALNALGIKIAIIEDVTPIPHNGCRPPKRRRI, from the coding sequence ATGGCAAAAGGTCCGAATAACGCCGCTCGCGCGCGTAAAAAGGTCAAGAAGAACGTTGCCGACGGCATTGCGCACGTCCACGCTTCGTTCAACAACACCATCATCACGATCACCGACCGCCAGGGCAACGCCCTGTCGTGGGCGACCGCCGGTGGCCAGGGCTTCAAGGGTTCGCGCAAGTCGACCCCGTTCGCTGCCCAGGTTGCTGCCGAGAACGCCGGCCGCGTGGCGCAAGACCAGGGCATCAAGAACCTGGAAGTGCGCATCAAGGGCCCCGGCCCGGGTCGTGAATCGGCTGTCCGCGCGCTGAACGCGCTGGGCATCAAGATCGCGATCATCGAAGACGTCACGCCGATTCCGCACAACGGCTGCCGTCCGCCGAAGCGCCGCCGCATCTAA
- the rpsN gene encoding 30S ribosomal protein S14 → MAKLALIEREKKRAKLVAKYAAKRANLKAIIDDQEKSEEERYSARLELQQLPRNANPTRQRNRCAITGRPRGTFRKFGLARNKIREIAFKGEIPGLTKASW, encoded by the coding sequence GTGGCTAAACTGGCTCTGATTGAACGTGAGAAGAAGCGCGCCAAGCTGGTGGCGAAGTACGCCGCCAAGCGCGCCAACCTCAAGGCCATTATCGACGACCAAGAAAAGTCGGAAGAAGAGCGTTACAGCGCGCGTCTCGAGCTGCAACAGCTCCCGCGCAACGCGAACCCGACCCGCCAGCGTAACCGCTGCGCGATCACCGGTCGTCCCCGCGGTACCTTCCGCAAGTTTGGCCTGGCGCGTAACAAGATCCGCGAAATCGCCTTCAAGGGCGAAATCCCGGGTCTGACGAAAGCCAGCTGGTAA
- the rpmD gene encoding 50S ribosomal protein L30 codes for MSQKTVKVQLVRSLIGTREDHRATVRGLGLRRINSVSELQDTPAVRGMINKVSYLVKVLA; via the coding sequence ATGTCGCAGAAAACCGTAAAAGTGCAACTCGTGCGCAGCCTGATCGGCACGCGCGAGGATCATCGCGCCACCGTTCGTGGCCTGGGCCTGCGCCGCATCAACTCGGTGTCGGAGCTGCAGGACACGCCCGCCGTGCGCGGCATGATCAACAAGGTCTCGTACCTGGTCAAGGTTCTGGCCTGA
- the rplN gene encoding 50S ribosomal protein L14 encodes MIQTESRLEVADNTGAREVLCIKVLGGSKRRYASVGDIIKVTVKDAAPRGRVKKGDIYNAVVVRTAKGVRRADGSLIKFDGNAAVLLNNKLEPIGTRIFGPVTRELRTERFMKIVSLAPEVL; translated from the coding sequence ATGATTCAGACAGAAAGCCGGCTCGAAGTGGCCGATAACACTGGTGCGCGCGAAGTGCTGTGCATCAAGGTGCTGGGTGGCTCCAAGCGCCGCTACGCAAGCGTTGGCGACATCATCAAGGTGACCGTCAAGGACGCAGCGCCGCGCGGTCGCGTCAAGAAGGGCGACATCTACAACGCCGTCGTCGTGCGTACCGCCAAGGGCGTGCGCCGCGCTGACGGTTCGCTGATCAAGTTCGACGGCAACGCCGCCGTCCTGCTGAACAACAAGCTCGAGCCGATCGGCACCCGTATCTTCGGGCCGGTGACTCGTGAACTCCGTACCGAGCGCTTCATGAAGATCGTGTCGCTCGCTCCGGAAGTGCTGTAA
- the rplR gene encoding 50S ribosomal protein L18 → MNKKDARLRRARQTRAKIAEMKVNRLTVFRTNSHIYAQVFSECGTKVLASASTAEVEVRKELDGKGATAAAATVVGKRIAEKAKAAGVETVAFDRAGFRFHGRVKALADAAREAGLKF, encoded by the coding sequence ATGAACAAGAAAGACGCTCGTTTGCGCCGTGCACGTCAGACCCGCGCCAAGATCGCGGAGATGAAAGTCAATCGTCTGACCGTGTTCCGTACGAATTCGCATATTTACGCCCAGGTCTTCTCGGAGTGCGGCACCAAGGTGCTGGCTTCGGCTTCGACCGCAGAGGTGGAAGTGCGCAAGGAACTGGATGGCAAGGGCGCTACCGCCGCTGCCGCTACCGTCGTGGGCAAGCGCATCGCCGAGAAGGCGAAGGCTGCCGGCGTGGAAACCGTCGCGTTCGATCGCGCCGGCTTCCGTTTCCATGGCCGCGTCAAGGCCCTGGCAGACGCCGCCCGCGAAGCCGGCCTGAAGTTCTAA
- the rpsQ gene encoding 30S ribosomal protein S17, whose translation MTEVAQTETSLRRTLVGRVVSDKMDKTVTVLVENRVKHPLYGKYVLRSKKYHAHDEANQYKEGDKVEIQEGRPLSRTKSWVVSRLVEAARVI comes from the coding sequence ATGACTGAAGTTGCACAAACGGAAACGTCGCTTCGCCGCACCCTGGTCGGCCGTGTCGTGAGCGACAAGATGGACAAGACCGTTACGGTCTTGGTGGAAAACCGCGTCAAGCATCCCCTGTACGGCAAGTACGTGCTGCGTTCCAAGAAGTACCACGCACACGACGAAGCCAACCAGTACAAGGAAGGCGACAAGGTCGAAATCCAGGAAGGCCGTCCGCTGTCGCGGACCAAGTCCTGGGTGGTTTCCCGGCTGGTAGAGGCTGCACGCGTCATCTAA
- the rpsM gene encoding 30S ribosomal protein S13 produces MARIAGVNIPNHKHTEIGLTAIYGVGRSRARKICEATGVPFDKKVKDLTDADLEKLRDEVGKVTVEGDLRRETTMNIKRLMDLGCYRGMRHRKGLPMRGQRTRTNARTRKGPRKAGVALKK; encoded by the coding sequence ATGGCACGTATCGCAGGGGTTAACATCCCGAACCACAAGCACACCGAAATCGGCCTGACGGCCATTTATGGTGTCGGCCGCTCGCGCGCTCGCAAGATTTGCGAGGCCACCGGTGTACCGTTTGACAAGAAGGTCAAGGACCTGACCGACGCCGACCTGGAAAAGCTTCGTGACGAAGTGGGCAAGGTCACGGTCGAGGGTGACCTGCGTCGTGAAACCACGATGAACATCAAGCGTCTGATGGACCTTGGTTGCTATCGTGGCATGCGTCACCGCAAGGGCCTGCCCATGCGCGGTCAGCGTACCCGGACCAACGCCCGTACCCGCAAGGGTCCGCGCAAGGCCGGCGTGGCTCTGAAGAAGTAA
- the rplF gene encoding 50S ribosomal protein L6 encodes MSRVGKAPIALPKGAEVNVAAGVLSVKGPLGTLSQPIHSLVKVNVENDTLTFAPADESREANALQGTMRALAANMVKGVTTGFERKLNLVGVGYRAQLQGTALKLQLGFSHDVIHEMPEGVKAETPTQTEILIKGADKQKVGQVAAEVRAYRPPEPYKGKGVRYSDERVILKETKKK; translated from the coding sequence ATGTCCCGTGTAGGTAAGGCTCCCATCGCGCTCCCCAAGGGCGCGGAAGTGAACGTGGCAGCTGGCGTGCTCTCCGTGAAGGGTCCGCTGGGTACGCTGTCGCAACCGATTCACAGCCTGGTCAAGGTCAATGTCGAGAACGACACGCTGACCTTCGCACCGGCTGACGAGTCGCGTGAAGCAAACGCCCTGCAAGGCACCATGCGCGCCCTGGCGGCGAACATGGTCAAGGGCGTGACCACCGGTTTCGAGCGCAAGCTGAACCTCGTTGGCGTGGGCTATCGTGCCCAGCTGCAAGGCACTGCGCTGAAGCTCCAGCTTGGTTTCTCGCACGACGTGATCCATGAGATGCCGGAAGGCGTGAAGGCCGAAACGCCGACGCAGACCGAAATCCTGATCAAGGGTGCGGACAAGCAGAAAGTCGGTCAGGTTGCCGCGGAAGTCCGCGCGTACCGTCCGCCCGAGCCCTACAAGGGCAAGGGTGTGCGTTACAGCGACGAGCGCGTCATCCTGAAGGAAACCAAGAAGAAGTAA
- the rpmJ gene encoding 50S ribosomal protein L36 codes for MKVLASVKRICRNCKIIKRNGVVRVICSSDPRHKQRQG; via the coding sequence ATGAAAGTGCTGGCTTCTGTTAAGCGCATTTGCCGCAACTGCAAAATCATCAAGCGCAACGGTGTCGTGCGCGTGATCTGCTCGTCGGATCCCCGCCACAAGCAACGCCAAGGCTAA
- the secY gene encoding preprotein translocase subunit SecY: MATAKPNASAQARNTAKYGDLKRRLMFLVLALIVYRIGAHIPVPGIDPEQLAKLFQSQSGGILGMFNLFSGGALSRFTVFALGIMPYISASIIMQLLTIVLPQLESLKKEGQAGQRKITQYTRYGTVVLATFQALSIAVALESQPGLVLDPGLMFRATAVITLVTGTMFLMWLGEQITERGLGNGISIIIFGGIAAGLPNAIGGLFELVRTGSMSIIAAIFIVAIVIGVTFAVVFVERGQRKILVNYAKRQVGNKVYGGQSSHLPLKLNMAGVIPPIFASSIILFPATIAGWFTSDSTGMVGRFIKDLAATLSPGQPVYILLYAAAIVFFCFFYTALVYNSREVADNLKKSGAFIPGIRPGEQTTRYIDKILVRLTLAGAIYITLVCLLPEFLVLRWNVPFYFGGTSLLIIVVVTMDFMAQVQSYVMSQQYESLLKKANFKGNLTLR; the protein is encoded by the coding sequence TTGGCCACGGCGAAACCCAATGCAAGCGCGCAAGCCAGGAACACGGCGAAGTACGGCGACCTCAAGCGCCGGCTGATGTTCCTGGTGCTGGCCCTGATCGTGTACCGCATCGGCGCTCATATTCCGGTGCCCGGTATCGATCCGGAGCAGCTTGCGAAGCTTTTCCAGAGTCAGTCGGGTGGCATCCTCGGGATGTTCAACCTGTTCTCGGGCGGGGCGCTGTCGCGCTTTACCGTCTTCGCGCTCGGCATCATGCCGTACATCTCGGCGTCGATCATCATGCAGTTGCTGACGATCGTGCTGCCGCAGCTGGAGTCGCTGAAGAAGGAAGGGCAGGCAGGGCAGCGCAAGATCACGCAGTACACGCGCTACGGCACCGTGGTCCTGGCCACGTTCCAGGCGCTGTCGATCGCGGTCGCGCTGGAGTCGCAGCCCGGGCTGGTGCTGGATCCGGGCCTGATGTTCCGGGCCACGGCGGTGATCACGCTGGTGACCGGCACGATGTTCCTGATGTGGCTGGGTGAGCAGATCACCGAGCGTGGTCTGGGCAACGGCATCTCGATCATCATCTTCGGCGGTATCGCGGCGGGCCTGCCCAACGCGATCGGCGGACTGTTCGAACTGGTCCGCACGGGTTCCATGAGCATCATCGCGGCGATCTTCATCGTGGCGATCGTGATCGGTGTGACCTTCGCCGTGGTGTTCGTCGAGCGCGGCCAGCGCAAGATCCTGGTGAACTATGCCAAGCGTCAGGTCGGCAACAAGGTGTACGGCGGTCAGTCGTCGCACCTGCCGCTGAAGCTGAACATGGCAGGGGTGATTCCGCCGATCTTCGCATCGTCGATCATCCTGTTCCCGGCGACGATCGCGGGCTGGTTCACGTCTGACTCGACCGGTATGGTCGGCCGGTTCATCAAGGACCTGGCTGCCACGCTGTCGCCGGGCCAGCCGGTCTACATCCTGCTGTACGCTGCTGCGATTGTATTTTTCTGCTTCTTCTATACGGCCCTGGTGTACAACAGCCGTGAAGTGGCAGACAACCTGAAGAAAAGCGGTGCCTTCATTCCGGGCATTCGTCCGGGCGAGCAGACGACGCGCTATATCGACAAGATCCTGGTGCGTCTGACGTTGGCTGGTGCGATCTACATCACACTGGTCTGCCTGTTGCCGGAATTCCTGGTGCTGCGCTGGAACGTTCCGTTCTATTTCGGCGGAACCTCCCTGCTGATCATCGTGGTCGTCACGATGGACTTCATGGCCCAGGTGCAGTCCTATGTCATGTCGCAGCAGTATGAGTCGCTGCTGAAGAAGGCGAATTTCAAGGGCAATCTGACCTTGCGCTGA
- the rpsE gene encoding 30S ribosomal protein S5, with the protein MAKMQAKVQQDERDDGLREKMISVNRVTKVVKGGRILGFAALTVVGDGDGRIGMGKGKAKEVPVAVQKAMDEARRKMVKVSLKNGTLQHEVVGKHGAAKVLMMPAKEGTGVIAGGPMRAIFEVMGVTNVVTKSHGSTNPYNMVRATLDGLQKMSTPGEIAAKRGKSVEDILG; encoded by the coding sequence ATGGCAAAGATGCAAGCAAAAGTCCAACAGGACGAACGCGACGACGGCCTCCGCGAGAAGATGATCTCGGTCAACCGTGTCACCAAGGTGGTGAAGGGTGGCCGGATTCTCGGTTTCGCTGCGCTGACCGTGGTCGGTGACGGCGATGGCCGCATCGGCATGGGCAAGGGCAAGGCCAAGGAAGTGCCGGTTGCTGTTCAGAAGGCAATGGACGAAGCCCGTCGCAAGATGGTCAAGGTCTCGCTGAAGAACGGCACGCTGCAACACGAAGTCGTTGGCAAGCACGGCGCCGCCAAGGTGCTGATGATGCCCGCCAAGGAAGGTACCGGCGTGATCGCCGGCGGCCCGATGCGCGCGATCTTCGAAGTGATGGGCGTCACCAACGTGGTGACCAAGTCGCACGGCTCCACCAACCCGTACAACATGGTTCGCGCCACGCTGGACGGCCTTCAGAAGATGAGCACGCCGGGCGAAATCGCCGCCAAGCGTGGCAAGTCGGTCGAAGACATCCTGGGTTAA
- the rplO gene encoding 50S ribosomal protein L15 yields the protein MQLNNLKPAAGSKHAKRRVGRGIGSGLGKTAGRGHKGQKSRSGGFHKVGFEGGQMPLYRRLPKRGFTSLTKAFTAEVTLRDIERLEAAEVDLLVLKQAGLVGDLVKSAKVIKAGELTRKVTIKGLGATAGAKAAIEAAGGQIAA from the coding sequence ATGCAACTGAACAACCTGAAACCGGCCGCCGGTTCGAAGCACGCCAAGCGTCGCGTCGGCCGCGGTATCGGCTCCGGCCTGGGCAAGACCGCCGGTCGCGGTCACAAGGGTCAGAAGTCGCGTTCGGGCGGCTTCCACAAGGTCGGCTTCGAAGGCGGTCAAATGCCGCTGTATCGTCGCCTGCCGAAGCGCGGCTTCACCTCGCTGACCAAGGCGTTCACCGCCGAAGTCACGCTGCGTGACATCGAGCGCCTGGAAGCGGCCGAAGTCGATCTGCTGGTCCTGAAGCAGGCTGGCCTGGTCGGCGACCTGGTCAAGAGCGCCAAGGTCATCAAGGCCGGCGAGCTGACCCGCAAGGTGACGATCAAGGGTCTGGGCGCCACCGCTGGCGCCAAGGCCGCGATCGAAGCCGCCGGCGGCCAGATCGCAGCCTGA
- the rpsS gene encoding 30S ribosomal protein S19: MTRSAKKGPFCDAHLLKKVEVATSGKDKKPIKTWSRRSTILPEFIGLTIAVHNGRQHVPVYVTENMVGHKLGEFAITRTFKGHAADKKAKR; the protein is encoded by the coding sequence ATGACTCGTTCCGCTAAAAAGGGTCCGTTCTGCGACGCCCACCTGCTGAAGAAGGTGGAAGTTGCAACGAGCGGCAAGGACAAGAAGCCCATCAAGACATGGTCGCGCCGCTCGACCATTCTGCCGGAGTTCATCGGCCTGACGATTGCCGTTCACAACGGCCGTCAACACGTGCCGGTGTACGTTACGGAAAACATGGTTGGCCACAAGCTCGGCGAATTTGCGATCACCCGCACGTTCAAGGGCCACGCGGCTGACAAGAAAGCGAAGAGGTAA
- the rpsC gene encoding 30S ribosomal protein S3, with product MGQKIHPTGFRLAVSRNWASRWYASNTKFAGMLKEDIEVRDFLKKKLKNASVGRVVIERPARNARITIYSSRPGVVIGKKGEDIELLKAELQRRMGVPVHVNIEEIRKPETDAQLIADSITQQLERRIMFRRAMKRAMQNAMRLGAQGIKIMSAGRLNGIEIARTEWYREGRVPLHTLRADIDYGFSEAETTYGIIGVKVWVYKGDHLGRNDAPVVEEPQDDRRRRPGRPEGRRREGEGRPGGNRRGGAGAGRRAAPGADAKSGE from the coding sequence ATGGGACAGAAGATTCATCCGACTGGCTTCCGTCTGGCTGTCAGCCGTAACTGGGCTTCGCGCTGGTACGCCAGCAACACGAAGTTCGCCGGCATGCTGAAGGAAGACATCGAAGTTCGCGACTTCCTGAAGAAGAAGCTCAAGAACGCATCGGTTGGCCGCGTCGTGATCGAGCGCCCCGCCCGCAATGCCCGCATCACCATTTACAGCTCGCGTCCGGGCGTGGTGATCGGCAAGAAGGGTGAGGACATCGAACTGCTGAAGGCCGAACTGCAGCGTCGCATGGGCGTGCCCGTGCACGTGAACATCGAGGAAATCCGCAAGCCGGAAACCGATGCTCAGCTGATCGCCGATTCGATCACCCAGCAGCTCGAGCGCCGCATCATGTTCCGCCGCGCCATGAAGCGCGCCATGCAGAACGCGATGCGCCTGGGCGCCCAGGGTATCAAGATCATGAGCGCCGGCCGTCTGAACGGTATCGAAATCGCACGTACCGAGTGGTACCGCGAAGGCCGTGTGCCCCTGCACACCCTGCGCGCCGACATCGACTACGGCTTCTCCGAAGCAGAAACCACCTACGGCATCATCGGTGTCAAGGTGTGGGTCTACAAGGGGGATCACCTCGGCCGCAATGACGCGCCGGTGGTGGAAGAGCCGCAGGACGACCGTCGTCGTCGCCCGGGTCGTCCGGAAGGCCGCCGCCGTGAAGGCGAAGGCCGTCCGGGTGGCAACCGCCGCGGCGGTGCCGGTGCCGGTCGCCGCGCTGCGCCTGGCGCAGATGCGAAGAGTGGAGAATAA
- the rpsH gene encoding 30S ribosomal protein S8: protein MSMSDPIADMLTRIRNAQGVQKASVVMPSSKLKVAIAKVLKDEGYIDDYAVQEDGGKAQLSIGLKYYAGRPVIERIERVSKPGLRVYKGRSDIPQVMNGLGVAIISTPQGLMTDRKARATGVGGEVLCYVA, encoded by the coding sequence ATGAGCATGAGCGATCCTATCGCCGATATGCTGACGCGCATCCGCAACGCCCAGGGCGTGCAGAAAGCGTCGGTTGTCATGCCGTCGTCGAAGCTGAAAGTGGCAATCGCCAAGGTCCTGAAGGACGAAGGCTATATCGACGACTACGCCGTCCAGGAAGATGGCGGCAAGGCACAACTGAGCATCGGTCTCAAGTACTACGCCGGCCGTCCGGTGATCGAGCGCATTGAGCGCGTCTCGAAGCCCGGCCTGCGCGTGTACAAGGGCCGCAGCGACATCCCGCAAGTGATGAACGGCCTCGGTGTGGCGATCATCTCGACCCCGCAGGGTCTGATGACCGACCGCAAGGCTCGCGCCACCGGCGTGGGCGGCGAAGTTCTCTGCTACGTCGCTTAA